The following proteins are co-located in the Clostridia bacterium genome:
- a CDS encoding AMP-binding protein, with translation MKIVFSTKNVNRASFLDTCRFAYDYGFAGFEIHDAIKERSQHHDSILRRDRTADAKRKLINRSLSVSALRMPCPIEQDETTAETVTKYVDLAANAGISYVIVRVEQQTEKAVLKEKLEEAIHHAEKADVMILFETVGYLSDTENVIDIINFFSSAAIGASWNVRGTYFGAGETAEATIKTLGAYIKYVRLGDMLDGKTVLIGEGTLPVENLINALSSLNFDGFICAAWNEDIQDADIVLTHFANYIASLSREKKSYDKAYYNRAKTGTFVWKKYDVIDATFSDVLDTMVEKYPDQYAFKYPTLDYTRTYTQFRRDVDDCAAALISLGVKAGDHVAVWATNVPEWFITFWATTKIGAVLVTVNTAYKIHEIEYLLKQSDTHTLVMIEYCKDINYKEIIQELCPELETLTPGEPLYSKNLPFLRNVVTAGFSMNGCLTWEQMLSRSSMIPREEVRRRASLVKPDDVCNMQYTSGTTGFPKGVMLTHRNIVNNGKTIGDRMDLSTADRMMIQVPMFHCFGMVLSMTSMMTHGGTLCPIPYFSPKSSLACVNDEHITCFNGVPTMFIAMFNHPDFAKTDFSYMRTGIMAGANCPADLMRRAAEEMNMREIISVYGQTEASPGCTMGEVNEDIDHRVETVGSPFPGVECKVIDPETGDELPDGESGEFVARGFNIMKGYYKMPEATAQAIDADGWLHSGDICCRTPDGYYKVTGRLKDMIIRGGENLYPREIEEFYLTNPKVRDVQVVGVPDEKYGEECCAWIILHKGETADENEMREFGNASIARHKVPKYFLFVNEFPMNAAGKILKYKMRDQSAEILGLKKN, from the coding sequence ATGAAAATTGTATTTTCAACCAAGAACGTAAACCGTGCATCCTTTCTGGATACCTGCCGTTTCGCTTACGATTACGGCTTTGCCGGATTTGAGATTCACGATGCGATAAAAGAACGCAGTCAGCATCACGACAGCATTTTGCGCCGCGACCGCACCGCCGATGCCAAAAGAAAGCTGATTAACCGCTCTCTTTCGGTTTCTGCCCTGCGCATGCCCTGCCCCATTGAACAGGATGAAACCACAGCCGAAACGGTAACCAAATATGTAGACCTTGCGGCAAATGCAGGCATTTCCTATGTGATTGTCCGCGTGGAACAGCAAACTGAAAAGGCTGTTTTGAAAGAAAAGCTCGAGGAAGCCATTCACCATGCCGAAAAGGCAGATGTTATGATTTTGTTTGAAACGGTGGGCTATCTTTCCGACACCGAAAATGTCATTGACATCATCAACTTCTTCTCTTCTGCGGCAATCGGTGCGTCCTGGAACGTGCGCGGTACCTATTTCGGTGCAGGCGAAACTGCAGAAGCCACCATCAAAACCTTGGGTGCATACATTAAATATGTACGCCTTGGCGATATGCTGGACGGCAAAACCGTTTTAATCGGCGAAGGGACTTTGCCGGTGGAAAACCTGATTAACGCGCTGTCCTCTTTGAACTTTGACGGCTTTATCTGCGCTGCCTGGAACGAAGACATTCAGGATGCAGACATTGTGCTGACCCATTTTGCCAATTACATCGCATCCTTAAGCCGTGAAAAGAAAAGCTATGATAAAGCCTACTACAACCGTGCCAAAACCGGTACCTTTGTATGGAAAAAATACGATGTAATCGACGCAACCTTTTCGGATGTGCTGGACACTATGGTAGAGAAATATCCTGACCAGTACGCCTTTAAATATCCGACCCTCGACTATACCAGAACCTATACCCAGTTCCGCAGAGATGTGGATGACTGTGCCGCAGCCCTCATTTCACTGGGCGTAAAGGCAGGCGACCATGTGGCAGTGTGGGCAACCAATGTCCCCGAATGGTTTATCACCTTCTGGGCAACCACCAAAATCGGTGCAGTACTGGTTACGGTCAACACCGCCTACAAAATCCACGAAATTGAGTATCTGTTAAAGCAGTCGGATACCCATACCCTCGTGATGATTGAATACTGTAAAGACATCAACTATAAAGAAATCATTCAGGAGCTTTGCCCCGAGCTGGAAACCTTAACCCCCGGCGAGCCGTTGTATTCTAAAAATCTTCCGTTCCTGCGCAATGTGGTAACGGCAGGCTTTTCCATGAACGGCTGTCTGACCTGGGAGCAGATGCTGTCCCGTTCTTCCATGATTCCCCGGGAAGAAGTGAGAAGACGCGCATCTTTGGTTAAACCCGATGATGTGTGCAACATGCAGTACACCTCGGGCACTACAGGCTTCCCGAAGGGCGTAATGCTCACCCACCGCAATATTGTAAACAACGGTAAAACCATTGGTGACAGAATGGATTTATCCACCGCAGACCGCATGATGATTCAGGTGCCCATGTTCCATTGCTTCGGCATGGTGCTTTCCATGACCTCCATGATGACCCATGGCGGTACGCTGTGCCCCATTCCGTATTTCTCACCCAAATCTTCTTTGGCTTGCGTAAATGATGAGCACATCACCTGCTTTAACGGTGTGCCCACCATGTTTATCGCCATGTTCAACCATCCCGACTTTGCCAAAACCGACTTTTCTTATATGCGAACCGGCATCATGGCAGGCGCAAACTGTCCTGCCGACCTGATGCGTCGTGCCGCAGAGGAAATGAACATGCGTGAAATCATTTCGGTTTACGGACAGACCGAGGCATCTCCCGGCTGTACCATGGGCGAGGTAAACGAAGACATTGACCACCGTGTGGAAACGGTCGGCAGTCCATTCCCGGGCGTGGAATGCAAGGTTATCGACCCCGAAACAGGCGACGAGCTTCCCGACGGTGAAAGCGGCGAATTTGTAGCCCGTGGCTTTAACATTATGAAGGGCTACTACAAAATGCCCGAAGCCACCGCCCAGGCAATTGATGCAGACGGCTGGTTGCATTCGGGTGATATCTGTTGCAGAACGCCCGACGGCTATTATAAAGTCACCGGCAGATTAAAAGACATGATTATCCGTGGCGGTGAAAATCTCTACCCCAGAGAAATCGAAGAATTCTATCTGACCAACCCCAAGGTGCGCGACGTGCAGGTTGTGGGTGTGCCGGACGAAAAATACGGTGAGGAATGCTGTGCCTGGATTATTCTGCACAAGGGCGAAACCGCAGACGAGAACGAAATGCGCGAATTCGGTAACGCGTCCATTGCGCGTCACAAGGTTCCCAAATACTTCCTGTTTGTAAACGAATTCCCCATGAATGCGGCAGGTA
- the trpB gene encoding tryptophan synthase subunit beta, with protein MILNNIDFETYFKNYPDENGYFGKYGGAYVSEELKNAMREITESYQTICKSRKFISELRRIRKEFQGRPTPISHLERLSNKLGNVQLYVKREDLNHSGAHKLNHCMGEALLAKYMGKKKVIAETGAGQHGVALATAAAYFGLECDIYMGAVDIKKQAPNVARMKILGANVIEVTEGLQTLKEAVDAAFAAYAKEYKDAIYCIGSVLGPHPFPLMVRDFQSIVGIEAREQFIEMTGELPDAVVACVGGGSNAMGMFAGFLNDPVDIYGIEPLGRGTALGDHAASLKYGSEGIMHGFNSIMLKDENGEPAPVYSVASGLDYPSSGPEHAFLHDLGRVKYDVITDDETIDAFFELSRMEGIIPAIESAHAVAYGMKLAKTMGKGSVLINLSGRGDKDMDYIIENYGIR; from the coding sequence ATGATACTGAATAATATTGATTTTGAAACCTATTTTAAAAATTACCCGGATGAAAACGGTTATTTCGGCAAATACGGCGGTGCATACGTTTCGGAAGAGCTGAAAAACGCCATGCGCGAAATCACCGAATCCTACCAGACCATCTGCAAGTCCCGCAAATTCATCAGTGAGCTTCGCAGAATCCGCAAGGAATTCCAGGGCAGACCTACCCCCATTTCCCACTTGGAAAGACTGTCTAACAAGCTCGGCAACGTTCAGCTTTATGTAAAGCGCGAGGATTTGAATCACTCGGGCGCACACAAACTGAACCATTGCATGGGTGAAGCTCTGCTTGCCAAATACATGGGCAAGAAAAAGGTAATCGCAGAAACCGGAGCAGGTCAGCACGGTGTTGCCCTTGCCACCGCTGCGGCATACTTTGGCTTGGAATGCGACATCTACATGGGTGCTGTAGACATTAAAAAGCAAGCCCCCAACGTGGCACGCATGAAAATTTTGGGTGCAAACGTTATCGAGGTTACCGAAGGCTTACAAACCTTAAAAGAAGCGGTAGACGCGGCTTTTGCGGCATATGCCAAGGAATACAAGGATGCTATCTACTGCATCGGCTCGGTTTTAGGACCGCATCCCTTCCCGCTTATGGTACGCGATTTCCAGAGTATTGTGGGCATCGAAGCAAGAGAACAGTTTATTGAAATGACCGGCGAACTGCCCGATGCAGTGGTTGCCTGCGTGGGCGGCGGCTCGAACGCAATGGGTATGTTTGCAGGCTTTTTGAATGACCCTGTGGACATTTACGGCATTGAACCCTTAGGTCGCGGCACCGCACTGGGCGACCATGCCGCAAGCTTAAAGTATGGCAGTGAGGGCATTATGCACGGCTTTAACAGCATTATGTTAAAGGATGAAAACGGTGAGCCTGCGCCCGTTTACTCGGTTGCAAGCGGTTTGGATTACCCCTCCTCCGGTCCCGAGCACGCCTTTTTGCATGACCTGGGCAGAGTAAAATATGACGTAATCACCGACGATGAAACCATTGATGCTTTCTTCGAGCTTTCCCGTATGGAGGGTATCATCCCTGCCATCGAAAGCGCCCATGCCGTAGCCTACGGCATGAAGCTTGCCAAGACCATGGGCAAAGGCTCTGTGCTGATTAACCTTTCGGGTCGTGGGGACAAGGATATGGATTACATCATTGAAAACTACGGTATCCGTTAA
- a CDS encoding metallophosphoesterase, which yields MQILKDTFGCDFVVSYPKEMASRPLKILQLTDPQIIDSSQRRTPDRLNPTEISAWSPENFDAQCGNHIRSLVCQTKPDFIFITGDIVYGEFDDNGTALKWFTDFMDSFGIPWAPVFGNHDNESLMGVAYQCKLFEDAGYCLFKRGTVTGNGNYTVGLAIENELIRVIHMTDSNGCTHSKEDAVTRLRGIYNDQFEKIHQNTINIRAHAGKEVPAFMAFHIPHAIFVEAEKAKGYVTHERYNYIIGVDVEAKDNDYGFKLDSADAFPTEVDFLKFAKENSIDGVFIGHHHNTATTIYYEGLALVYGLKTGQYDSYIPGNIGGTLILQSQTDFTVLNVSSLCRYGAVPHDQLRYKGFFQE from the coding sequence ATGCAAATTTTAAAAGATACATTCGGCTGTGATTTTGTGGTAAGCTACCCGAAAGAAATGGCTTCCCGACCGCTTAAAATATTACAGCTCACAGATCCGCAGATTATAGATTCTTCTCAGCGGCGTACCCCTGACCGCTTAAATCCCACCGAAATTTCAGCATGGTCGCCCGAAAATTTTGATGCGCAGTGCGGAAACCATATCCGCTCCCTTGTTTGCCAGACCAAGCCCGATTTTATTTTTATCACGGGCGATATTGTGTACGGCGAATTTGATGACAACGGCACCGCCTTAAAATGGTTTACGGACTTTATGGATTCTTTTGGTATCCCCTGGGCACCCGTATTCGGCAACCATGACAACGAATCTTTAATGGGGGTCGCCTACCAGTGTAAGCTGTTTGAAGATGCCGGATACTGCCTGTTTAAAAGAGGTACCGTTACCGGCAACGGCAACTACACGGTAGGTCTTGCCATCGAAAACGAGCTGATTCGCGTGATTCATATGACAGACTCCAATGGCTGTACCCACAGTAAAGAAGATGCGGTTACCCGGCTTCGGGGCATTTATAATGACCAGTTTGAAAAAATACATCAGAATACCATTAACATCCGTGCCCACGCAGGCAAAGAAGTGCCTGCCTTTATGGCATTTCATATTCCCCACGCCATTTTTGTGGAAGCAGAAAAAGCAAAGGGGTATGTAACCCACGAACGCTATAACTACATCATCGGCGTGGATGTGGAGGCAAAGGACAACGACTACGGCTTTAAATTAGACTCTGCCGACGCGTTCCCCACCGAGGTGGATTTCTTAAAATTTGCCAAAGAAAACAGCATTGACGGTGTATTCATCGGCCACCACCATAACACCGCCACTACCATATATTATGAGGGACTTGCCCTGGTGTACGGCTTGAAAACAGGACAGTACGACTCTTATATCCCGGGCAACATCGGCGGCACCCTGATTCTCCAGAGCCAAACAGACTTTACGGTACTGAATGTATCCTCCCTTTGTCGCTACGGCGCTGTCCCCCATGACCAGCTCCGCTACAAAGGCTTTTTCCAGGAATAA
- a CDS encoding Fic family protein, with protein MAYSLDALQDGCYENTTVLINKFDIRDEKTLNALEQEITGGLLARAITDIPFTNVNFDFYKNLHRYVFSDLYAWAGELRTVNMSKKGTVFCDFKQLEEYGARIFTSLAQRNYLKDCPEDLFLEEFTELYCNLNFLHPFREGNGRIQRLFLTLLLKNTGKALHFADIDKDLFMIATIKSASGDVFMLKEIFRTHITSL; from the coding sequence ATGGCATATTCACTGGACGCATTGCAGGACGGTTGCTACGAAAATACAACTGTTCTGATAAACAAATTCGACATCCGTGATGAAAAAACATTAAATGCATTAGAGCAGGAAATCACCGGTGGTCTGCTCGCCCGCGCCATCACTGACATTCCTTTTACAAATGTAAATTTTGATTTCTATAAAAATCTGCATCGCTATGTTTTCTCCGACCTCTACGCATGGGCAGGTGAACTCAGGACTGTAAACATGAGTAAAAAAGGAACTGTGTTTTGCGATTTTAAACAGTTAGAAGAATACGGTGCGCGGATTTTTACATCCCTTGCACAAAGGAATTATTTAAAAGACTGCCCGGAAGATTTGTTTTTGGAAGAATTTACCGAGCTATATTGCAATTTGAATTTCTTACATCCCTTCAGAGAAGGCAACGGACGCATTCAGCGATTGTTTCTGACCTTGCTTTTAAAAAACACCGGAAAAGCATTGCATTTTGCCGATATTGACAAAGATTTGTTTATGATTGCTACCATCAAGTCCGCATCCGGCGATGTGTTTATGTTGAAAGAAATATTCAGAACACACATCACATCTCTGTAA